The Faecalibacter sp. LW9 genome has a segment encoding these proteins:
- a CDS encoding helix-turn-helix domain-containing protein — protein sequence MDNLILEKLLSIETLLLDKKKVMNIDQLAIYTGYSRSTLYKLVQNEIIPFSKPNGKHLFFDKDLIDQWLLSKGNKSKDQLKSEAYKYTTVHRK from the coding sequence ATGGACAATTTAATTTTAGAAAAATTATTAAGTATTGAAACATTATTACTTGATAAAAAGAAAGTAATGAATATTGATCAGTTAGCCATTTATACTGGCTATTCAAGATCAACTTTATATAAACTTGTACAAAATGAGATAATTCCATTTTCGAAACCTAATGGAAAGCACTTATTCTTTGACAAAGATTTAATTGATCAATGGCTTCTATCAAAAGGGAATAAATCGAAAGATCAATTAAAATCTGAAGCTTATAAATATACAACAGTACATAGAAAATAA